The Nicotiana tabacum cultivar K326 chromosome 14, ASM71507v2, whole genome shotgun sequence genome contains a region encoding:
- the LOC142169046 gene encoding uncharacterized protein LOC142169046, translating to MKGSDSGMVVQLMHSVLDADNYYKVNATNLVWYWQNKIIDYLKHGKFTKDPKESQALRTKVARYSFKGGKLYRRTFQDPLARCLGASEANYVMRELYEGTCGNNSGADSLVQKFITVGYYWPQMEQDAKAYVQKCDKCQRHAPLVHQPTKLLHSVLSSWSFMKWGQI from the coding sequence ATGAAGGGATCAGACTCCGGAATGGTCGTGCAGCTTATGCATTCGGTATTGGACGCAGACAACTATTACAAAGTAAACGCGACCAATTTGGTCTGGTACTGGCAAAATAAGATCATTGACTATCTCAAGCATGGAAAATTTACCAAAgatcccaaggaatctcaggcACTGCGCACTAAAGTAGCTCGATACAGCTTCAAGGGAGGAAAATTGTATAGAAGAACCTTCCAAGACCCATtggcccgatgtttgggagcTTCCGAAGCCAACTATGTCATGCGGGAACTCTATGAAGGGACCTGTGGAAATAACTCAGGCGCGGATTCCTTGGTGCAAAAGTTCATTACggtaggatactactggccccagatggaacaagacgccaaggCTTATGTTCagaaatgtgataaatgtcaacgcCACGCACCATTGGTACATCAACCGACAAAGTTATTACATTCAGTTTTGTCATCATggtcattcatgaagtggggacaGATATAG